From Tiliqua scincoides isolate rTilSci1 chromosome 2, rTilSci1.hap2, whole genome shotgun sequence, the proteins below share one genomic window:
- the SEMA4D gene encoding semaphorin-4D isoform X1: MALAVYGGVVSLFFGMVVALGPVPRITWEHKEVHLVHFQEPEIFNYSTLLLSEDEDVLYVGAREVIFALNSSNIAQKNQEVFWKVTEDKKTKCAEKGKSKQTECLNYVRVLQHLNDTVLYVCGTNAFQPVCDHLNLKSFELGGRNDDGKGRCPFDPAQSYTSVMVDGDLYSGTSYNFLGSEPIISRNSHPNPLRTEYAIPWLNEPNFVFADVIRADSYNPDGDDDKVYFFFTEVSVEYEFLGKLMIPRIARVCKGDQGGLRTLQKKWTSYLKARLLCSVPDKNLFFNIVNDIFILKSPNSKESVIYGVFSPQLNNVGLSAVCAYSISTVEDVFSKGKYMQSATVEQSHTKWVRYNGDIPKPRPGACINKEAQAEQFTTTLNLPDKTLQFVKDHPLMDDSVTPIGDRPRLVKRDVKYTQIVVDQVQALNGTVYDVMFISTDRGALHKAISYENGMHIVEETQLFPNFEPIQTLLLSSKKGKQYLYAGSSVGVVQTPLAFCDKYSSCFDCVLARDPYCAWNPHTSVCVDILKGSEAEKDWIQNMGGDASSCTDKVRESYLQHTFKHGSTAELKCSQKSNLAQVVWKFKDDVLKVESPKYRLLEKALLIFNLSEGDRGVYQCLSEEKVKDRKFSQVLAKHILELKKIQHSTASPPQSTARTEGNGGAPKISTVPTQRSAVHTSTTPMVPITKSRIVTNPIIPFLTSPASDTELLNAIPEVPEKAMFLKSNDNCLLMFLFLFFFVLFLCLFSYNCYKGYLPDQCLKFRSVLLLGKKKPKADFSDCEQSVKETLVEPGSLMTQSGDHPKPAHDTGYETEADYGNGHVQHDEDHSQSYKEVKDKPFDVKCELKFADSDAEGD; this comes from the exons ATGGCACTCGCTGTATATGGGGGGGTTGTGAGTTTGTTTTTTGGGATGGTAGTGGCTCTTGGTCCAGTGCCCCGGATCACCTGGGAACACAAAG AAGTACATCTAGTACATTTTCAAGAGCCCGAAATATTTAACTACTCAACCTTGTTACTAAGCGAAGATGAAGATGTTTTATATGTAGGCGCTAGAGAAGTTATCTTTGCGCTAAATTCATCCAACATTGCTCAAAAAAATCAAGAG GTGTTTTGGAAGGTCACAGAAGACAAGAAAACGAAATGTGCAGAAAAGGGCAAATCCAAACAG ACAGAGTGCCTTAACTATGTTCGTGTTTTACAACATCTGAATGATACTGTCCTGTATGTTTGTGGAACTAATGCATTTCAACCAGTCTGTGATCATCTG AATCTGAAATCATTTGAACTTGGGGGCAGAAATGATGATGGAAAAGGAAGATGTCCATTTGATCCTGCGCAAAGCTATACATCAGTTATGGTTG ATGGAGACCTTTATTCGGGGACATCTTACAATTTCTTGGGAAGTGAACCTATTATTTCTAGGAACTCTCATCCAAATCCACTAAGGACAGAGTATGCAATTCCTTGGCTTAATG AACCAAACTTCGTTTTTGCTGATGTGATAAGAGCTGATTCATACAACCCAGATGGAGATGATGACAAAGTGTACTTTTTTTTCACTGAGGTGTCTGTGGAGTATGAATTTCTCGGCAAGCTGATGATTCCAAGGATAGCTAGAGTTTGTAAG GGGGACCAAGGAGGACTGAGGACTTTACAGAAAAAATGGACTTCCTATCTCAAGGCCAGGTTGCTTTGCTCTGTCCCAGATAAGAATTTATTTTTCAACATCGTCAATGATATCTTTATCCTGAAGTCTCCAAATTCAAAGGAATCAGTGATTTATGGGGTTTTTAGCCCACAGTT gaACAATGTAGGGCTATCGGCAGTTTGTGCCTACAGCATCTCTACAGTGGAAGATGTTTTTTCCAAAGGGAAGTACATGCAGAGCGCTACAGTTGAGCAGTCTCATACCAAATGGGTGCGATACAATGGAGACATTCCTAAACCCCGACCTGGAGCA TGCATAAACAAGGAGGCCCAAGCAGAACAGTTTACAACTACGCTGAACTTGCCTGACAAAACGCTTCAGTTTGTCAAAGATCATCCTCTGATGGATGACTCTGTGACTCCAATTGGAGATAGACCCAGACTGGTAAAGCGTGATGTGAAGTATACACAGATCGTGGTAGACCAAGTCCAGGCACTGAATGGCACTGTGTATGATGTCATGTTCATCAGTACAG ATCGAGGAGCCCTTCACAAAGCCATCAGCTATGAAAATGGAATGCATATTGTTGAAGAAACTCAGCTGTTCCCAAATTTTGAGCCTATTCAGACGCTGTTGCTTTCTTCCAAAAAG GGCAAGCAGTATCTCTATGCAGGGTCCAGTGTCGGCGTAGTACAGACTCCTCTGGCATTTTGTGACAAGTACAGCTCCTGCTTCGACTGTGTCTTGGCAAGAGATCCTTACTGTGCTTGGAATCCCCACACATCTGTCTGTGTTGACATCTTGAAAGGAAGTGAGGCTGAAAA GGACTGGATTCAGAACATGGGTGGAGATGCCTCCTCTTGCACTG ATAAAGTAAGAGAGAGTTATCTGCAGCATACTTTCAAGCATGGGAGCACGGCAGAACTAAAATGTTCTCAGAAGTCCAATCTGGCCCAGGTGGTTTGGAAGTTTAAGGATGACGTGCTAAAGGTGGAAAGCCCCAAGTATCGACTTCTGGAGAAAGCGCTGCTCATCTTCAATTTGTCCGAGGGAGACCGGGGCGTTTATCAGTGCTTGTCAGAAGAAAAAGTGAAGGATCGGAAGTTCTCACAGGTGTTGGCTAAACATATTTTGGAACTGAAAAAAATCCAGCACTCCACTGCGAGTCCACCACAGTCAACAGCTCGGACAGAAGGTAATGGAGGAGCACCAAAAATATCAACTGTACCTACACAGAGGTCAGCTGTTCATACTTCGACCACCCCAATGGTGCCGATCACAAAATCCAGGATAGTAACAAATCCCATCATTCCCTTCCTGACGAGTCCTGCCTCTGACACTGAACTCCTGAACGCTATTCCCGAGGTCCCTGAAAAGGCAATGTTTCTAAAGTCAAATGATAATTGCCTTTTGATGTTTCTCTTTCTATTCTTTTTTGTGCTCTTCTTGTGCCTGTTTTCCTACAACTGTTACAAAGGGTATTTACCAGACCAATGTTTAAAGTTCCGCTCTGTTTTATTACTTGGGAAGAAGAAGCCCAAGGCAgacttttcagattgtgagcaaAGTGTAAAGGAGACGCTGGTGGAGCCGGGCAGCCTCATGACCCAAAGTGGAGACCATCCAAAGCCAGCACATGACACCGGATATGAGACTGAGGCAGACTATGGAAACGGCCATGTTCAGCACGATGAAGATCACTCACAATCTTATAAAGAAGTCAAGGACAAGCCTTTTGATGTTAAATGTGAGCTGAAATTTGCTGACTCGGATGCCGAGGGTGATTAG